The DNA window aagaaacattcataagaagaaattgactTTTTTTgacttcaattttgaatttttcaactttcttcATGCGCGCGACCCGGATTCGTTTATAGAGGCAGCTGTAAGAAGACATCGCATTATGCTGGGCCACAAGCTGGTTGGAATCAGTTCCCGGGACAAACATGAATAAGCCGGTAATATCCAGAGATATTTGAGTTATACAGATTATGCcttgaaaaaagaattgaGACATTTCTAGGGTTATGACGGCCAAAGAAAAACCTTATCTGTGATATAGATATATGAGTCTCGCATCTATTCCCCTACAATTTGAATTCCATAACCAAAAGGTTAGACCAAATTTTTGTTACTAAACTACTTAAGATTTGAAGCAAAGCACTATCCAAACATTTACAAAATGAACTAGATCATATTGAAAAGCTTTCTCCAAAAAACACCTATAAAATATCATTGACCGCTATCTGAACTTAGTTTCTAATTCCAAAAAGAATGTAATGTGAGTAATGCATTACCAATTGCATAGACAGGCAATATGCTGAGAAATACATGACCAATGAACTAGCCGTTTAAGATAAGAATATTGTGAGAAAAATATAGCATAGTAGAAATTATGTTTTCCTTTGATGCCTAGCGGGTACACTACAGAATGACTGATAAGTCTCAGGTATAAAAATGCGAGTTATGACACATAAACCAATCTCTCTCTGGTACAAGACAGgagagatcatcgaaccatatactttTATAATAAGTATATTTAAAAGTCAAGTGAACTAACACATCTGACATACTCTACTAGCATGGAATTATATATTTCAACAGCttgcctatgatgatatttGTGTCCATTGGGTTTTATCATACCTTGATTTCCATATTCCGCAGGTAAAGACGTTCTTCAATAATCCTTCAGTTGATATTTTAATATTTTCCTATTTGAAGTTTATCTTATTTGTTTGTTCTTTAAGGATAAAAGATACAATAACAACAGAATAGTGTTTGAATAAttaaacaacaaataaaaAGTTTCAGAATGATGCTGGGTGATGGTGAAAATAGGTAATACTTTGTGTATCTTGGTTCAGAAATGGCATTTCTGCCTATCTGTTCTTAACGACGGAAAGTGGGGTTGCTTTCTCATTGAGATAAATTTCCCTGTAACAGCCTTTAAAAACAAGGCTATTGGAACAAAAGAAGCGGGAACTCCCTCATGAACTAGCATCTTTATAAGTCAGACTTCTAAAATCGATTGAGGAACTGCGGTGAAATCAGCACTCTAATTGGTGTTCATATGGTACACCTGAGTAAAGATACAGGGCATTGTACTAAGGCTAGAACCATCTCTGTCAGATTTGAAAATGATCTATTcatttgatgatgataataCGTGTACATAGTAGCACGCTGTGCTATGTAGATGTGTAATGATTTAATAATGTAAAGGTGATTCGTGTGCAACTACTTGCACGCAAAAGAATTGTAAATACTTTTAACGGACCTGTAACTCTCAGTTTTCAGGCTTcgtttcctcctccttttcttcagcTACAGCAGACTCATCGTTGGTCCCTGCTGGAGGGGCTTCCAATTTAGGCATGTTCTTTCTATGACCGGTGAAAGATCTGGATCTCTGGCCGGAACCACTGAAGTTTTTGGATCTTGTGGCTTCCCTCTGTTGGTCGTACTGTTTCTTGGTCAAAATGTCCAACTTGCGCCCTTCGAAGGACAAAATGTCCTTGGATTTGTCGTCTGAGCCACAAGAATAGTTCTCAACAAACTTTTCACAATCCTCCGCTGTCGCGAACTCGACCATGGCAATCCCGTGGAATCTTCTTCTGCGGTCCCTCTTCAAACGAACCTGGGCGACGTTTTCGaccttttggaaaaaatccTCCACTTTCTCCTGCAATTCCGAGATGATGGTTTCAGGTGTATGTGGGATATTCATCACAACTACGGTACGCTTACTTTGCTCCACTCTGTCCCCAGTACTCTTTGTAGAATCCAACGGAACACGTCTCTTGACGTTTTCTCCATCCTCTGAAACCTCCAAGAGAGCAGAATCGCGCAGGATCTCCACCAACTTGTCAATTGGTCTGAACTTCTTCATACGGTTGAAAGTGGCAATGGTACCAATTGGAACCCAGCCGTCATTTTTCTCCGCTGTGGTTCTCAAGAACTTGTCGTATGGGAAATTGAACTCAGAGAAGTAGAATTCGACTTGCTTCAAACACTGCTTAGAGTTTTCTGGAGTAAATTCTACAGGAACAAAGGAGCCTCTTCTCGAAGTGGCAACGTCTTTAGGCTGGACATTTTCAGGGGTTTCAGTGGAGGACATAGCGATGGTTGCGGTGATGCGGTGCAGACCTATACCAACCAGATCATCTTTCCGAAGGTCATCGCTGCACTGCCGGTTCTTGtgaaaatataaaaaaaataaataaaataaaaaagagatgTCGATGAGTTTGGGAACTCGatgaaattttttcactttcgtTTACAATGATATTGCACGACCCCGTGGGATCCCATACAGAGGCTGTTACTGATCCCAGTGCCACGGGTCAAGTTGCAAAATGGGCATGCAGCCACTGAAGTAATCCTTCACCGAAAAAACACTACACAAACTGCATCAATTTTTGTAGTCTCTCGCGATGCTCTTGTAAGAACCGTCTTCGAGGCTGTTGAACGAATTGATGAAAaaagttgttgattttATTGCCGcgaaaaataaaacactGTCCAAGTCGAGGAATTGGCCCTTCAACAGTAGTTATTGAGATCCAATTTTGTAATTTTGTCTAGTGACCTCCCCCAATTGGGCATTACGACGCATTTATTTCTGAAACGAGTCGGAGAATGGCAAATACTATCCTGTACTATGCAAGGTGTTTCCTTGCGGTGATTGTTCTTATGATTGCCGCGCTTTACGGGGTGATTGCCTCGATTGTTGCTACTTTGATTGGGAAACAGTACTTGGCTCAATGGCTCACTGCCCGTTGTTACTACAACTTGATGAAGTATACGATGGGGTTTGACGTCAAAGTCATTGGCgaggagaaactggagaacaAGCCGTTCATTGCTGTGTCTAACCACCAATCGACGCTGGACATCTTGATGCTGGGGAGAATGTTCCCACAGGGGTGCACTGTGACCGCCAAGAGTTCGTTGAAATATGTTCCCTTCTTGGGCTGGTTTATGAGTTTGAGCGGGACTTATTTCTTGGACAGGAGCAGTAGGGAGAAGAGTgtcaacactttgaacaaaggTCTGGAACAGGTCAAGAGGGAGAAAAGGGGTCTTTGGATCTTCCCCGAGGGCACGAGATCGTACGCGACCGATTTGAACATTTTGCCCTTCAAGAAGGGCGCCTTCCATTTGGCGCAGCAGGGAAAGATCCCGATCATCCCGATCGTAGTCTCGAACACCAGTACTCTGATGAACCCGAAGtggaaagtgttcaaccGCGGGGTTATGACCGTTAAAGTGCTGGACCCAATTCCTACTGATGAATTGGCCAAGGAGGACATTGGGAAACTAGCGGAGCAAGTTAGAGACATGATGCTGACTGAGTTGCAAGAACTGGGATACTCAAAGGCCAACAACGACACCAACTTGCCCCCCCAATTCATCGAGCAAGCGAAGAAAGAGACCAGTGTCACTGAGAAGACGAGAGACGAGGCTTCGACTGTCACAGGATCTGAGATCAGAGCGGCAAACTAAAACCATCGGGACGTGCCCGTCCACGAAGAGAGGAAAGATAAATTGTCATCAAGAAAGTACGTATAAAACAAGTATAGAAAGATTACTTATGTGTATCCTTTAATTTTTTATGATTAATTGATCAACGTCCTGCTTCGATCAAGATATCGGTTCTTTGAAGGTACACGGCGAGGGTAGCAGATTATAACTTCCCAATGTGcttcaagtacttgtcGACGTCTCTCGAGGAACCAATCCAGATGGATGTTTTGTCGTGGATCTTGGTTGGGACTAGGTCCAGGATTCTCTCACCTTTGTCGTTGACAGCCTTCCCGCCGGCCTGCTCGATCAAGAACGCCATGGGGAACCCCTCGTACAGTAGTCTCAACTTCCCGTTTCTGCTCTTCGAGGAGCCTGGGTAGGCATACAGTCCACCATACAGGACGGTTCTGTGCATATCGGCGACCATGGACCCGACGTATCTGGCGGAGTATGGTTCGTTGTCCTCGTCCTGGGGCTGTTTCAAAGCGTCGAAGAAAGTCTTGACGGACTCATCCCAGTAGCAGGTGTTCCCCTCGTTGACGGAGTAGATCTTCTTAGGATGATCCGTGGGCAGTCTCACGTCTGGCTCAGTCAGGATGAACTCGCCCAGGTTGGTGTCGAGGGTGAACCCGTTGACACCGTCGCCCAGTGTGAGCAGCAAGTGGGTGGATGCACCGTACAGGGCGTAGCATGCTGCTACCATATCGTGGCCGCTTCTCAATACATCCTGCTCGCAACCGGGTTCACTTGGGGGTGAGGTGATCTTGAAGAGGGAAACGATGGTCCCTACAGAGACACCGGCGTCGATGTTGGAGGACCCGTCAATCGGGTCGCAGCACACTGCGTACGTGCCCTCGGTTGTCTCAAACCTGATCAACTCCTCCTGTTCCTCGGAGACAAGGATCTTGACGATGTTGCTCGAGGCCATGGTGTTAATGAAGATCTCGTCACCGAGCACATCAAGCTTCTTCTGCTGGTCGCCCGTCGCGTTGGAGGTCCCGAACAGTCCAGTCAAGTGGATCAGCTCAGCTCTTCTGACGGTGTGCgcgatgaacttgaaagCGAACCCGAGGGCGTTCAGCACAAGCGAGTAGTCACCCGTGGCATTCTTTGCCTGCTTCTGCTTCTCGATGATGAAACGGGACAGAGAGATGATGTTAGTGTCGATCTTGTCGGCCAGAGGCTCCTGACATTCCTGCTTGATTGGCATTATCTCTGTaaattgaagttgattGGTAATTAGTGTTGAAGGCTATTGTTGTCGCTTCCCCTTTGCTTTGCTAATCAGAAAGAATAGGGGACAGAAGCTTACGACATCACGTATACTACACATCTCGAGGGAGAAGACGGCTTACTTATATACACGCAAGCCGTCCCCACGTCGCACGTTTATGTAACCAAACCTTAGCCCCTATAGGTCCACCCACTGGCCTCTACGGTTAGGGGAAGCCgtctttctttctttctttcgTACGTCCACGTCTGCGCCCTTCTTACCAGATACAGAGCGAACCCCGGGGAGTGCAGTGAAGCGCCGCACGTAGCACCACTAGAAAAGGAGgtcttcgtcgtcgctGCTGTCCTGTGTATCAACGTTCCGTCGCACACTGTTACTGCGGCGGGCGGGATTATGGGACACCGCTCTTTCCGACTCCCGTTTGCTCTTGCGTTGTGCATGCGGGCGGGTCTGGGGAGGATCTCTCGCTGGCTGGCCACGCCAACACAGCAGGGGGGCCGGATGTAAGGTACGCGGGTGATTACAAAGATTACAGGGAGGGAGTAGTTCGGGAAGATCGCTTCTCCCTCTGTTCTTGAAAAGGAGAGGTGGGGAGCCAGGTTAATTGGGTCGTGGATGGGGCGGGGAGTGAGTGCATCAGAGCAGGCTTGCACAGAGTTCCCAGTCCCTGGTGGTCACAGTCTTGTCGTCTGCACGTGACTCCActcttctttctgtttcagGAACTTTATTTCACTCGTAGACCAGATCCCATCCTCGAGGTGCATCTGCACTGTCGCAGTCCAACCACAGGGCACCCACCGGGCTACCTCCCTCATTTTAGTGTTCTTCCTGTGTCGCCCCCCCCCCTTCTCACTATGGCTACAACGACTCCTAAGCTGACAGGTTGGGCGCAGGCAGCAGCAAGGTCTGCCCCGAAACACTCGCGGACCACCTCGGCCGTGAATGCCAAGGCAGACGCCGTGGCTGCTACTGAAAAGTCTGCCACTGGCTCACCAACACCTTCGCATtcccctgctgctgctgccgttGATAAAAAGGCGAACCATACGGGAACCACTGGAGGCAAGAAAACTGCACATAGACCACCGTTCAACAGGGATGAGGTCAGAAAGTACATGGACTCCCTGTTCGACACGTATGCCAATGCGGAGGAGACCGTTTCTTACGACAACATCTTgcagaacaacaagaacttgCAGACGGCAAACTGGGGGACCGTCTCCAGCggcaagaacaagaacaaaaacaagaagtacgGATACCTCGCCGACATTGCCAAAGTATTGAAAAACTAGAACAGTTCGCATTAGCAACGGGATAGTGGTATAGATGACCAGTTGGTAAAACATCCACCGATCTAGATCCCAGGGTGGGAACCTCCCCCCGAGAT is part of the Huiozyma naganishii CBS 8797 chromosome 4, complete genome genome and encodes:
- the LHP1 gene encoding tRNA maturation protein LHP1 (similar to Saccharomyces cerevisiae LHP1 (YDL051W); ancestral locus Anc_4.224) → MSSTETPENVQPKDVATSRRGSFVPVEFTPENSKQCLKQVEFYFSEFNFPYDKFLRTTAEKNDGWVPIGTIATFNRMKKFRPIDKLVEILRDSALLEVSEDGENVKRRVPLDSTKSTGDRVEQSKRTVVVMNIPHTPETIISELQEKVEDFFQKVENVAQVRLKRDRRRRFHGIAMVEFATAEDCEKFVENYSCGSDDKSKDILSFEGRKLDILTKKQYDQQREATRSKNFSGSGQRSRSFTGHRKNMPKLEAPPAGTNDESAVAEEKEEETKPEN
- the SLC1 gene encoding 1-acylglycerol-3-phosphate O-acyltransferase SLC1 (similar to Saccharomyces cerevisiae SLC1 (YDL052C); ancestral locus Anc_4.226); translated protein: MANTILYYARCFLAVIVLMIAALYGVIASIVATLIGKQYLAQWLTARCYYNLMKYTMGFDVKVIGEEKLENKPFIAVSNHQSTLDILMLGRMFPQGCTVTAKSSLKYVPFLGWFMSLSGTYFLDRSSREKSVNTLNKGLEQVKREKRGLWIFPEGTRSYATDLNILPFKKGAFHLAQQGKIPIIPIVVSNTSTLMNPKWKVFNRGVMTVKVLDPIPTDELAKEDIGKLAEQVRDMMLTELQELGYSKANNDTNLPPQFIEQAKKETSVTEKTRDEASTVTGSEIRAAN
- the KNAG0D04280 gene encoding fructose-1,6-bisphosphatase (similar to Saccharomyces cerevisiae FBP1 (YLR377C); ancestral locus Anc_4.227), whose translation is MPIKQECQEPLADKIDTNIISLSRFIIEKQKQAKNATGDYSLVLNALGFAFKFIAHTVRRAELIHLTGLFGTSNATGDQQKKLDVLGDEIFINTMASSNIVKILVSEEQEELIRFETTEGTYAVCCDPIDGSSNIDAGVSVGTIVSLFKITSPPSEPGCEQDVLRSGHDMVAACYALYGASTHLLLTLGDGVNGFTLDTNLGEFILTEPDVRLPTDHPKKIYSVNEGNTCYWDESVKTFFDALKQPQDEDNEPYSARYVGSMVADMHRTVLYGGLYAYPGSSKSRNGKLRLLYEGFPMAFLIEQAGGKAVNDKGERILDLVPTKIHDKTSIWIGSSRDVDKYLKHIGKL
- the PBP4 gene encoding Pbp4p (similar to Saccharomyces cerevisiae PBP4 (YDL053C); ancestral locus Anc_4.228) — translated: MATTTPKLTGWAQAAARSAPKHSRTTSAVNAKADAVAATEKSATGSPTPSHSPAAAAVDKKANHTGTTGGKKTAHRPPFNRDEVRKYMDSLFDTYANAEETVSYDNILQNNKNLQTANWGTVSSGKNKNKNKKYGYLADIAKVLKN